From the Manihot esculenta cultivar AM560-2 chromosome 3, M.esculenta_v8, whole genome shotgun sequence genome, one window contains:
- the LOC110611200 gene encoding mannosyl-oligosaccharide 1,2-alpha-mannosidase MNS1 isoform X2, with the protein MGRSRSSSSSSKWRYCNPSYYLKRPKRLAFLLVAFVCASLLVWDRQTLVREHEVELSKLSEEVNQLKATLEELKNVHGDSIKSITSKSSKYSQKAIHDDPIDIERREKVKEAMLHAWSSYEKYAWGHDELQPQTKNGVDSFGGLGATLIDALDTLFIMGFDEQFQRAREWVANSLDFNKDYDASVFETTIRVVGGLLSAYDLSSDKVFLEKAKDIADRLLPAWNTSTGIPYNIINLAHGNAHNPGWTGGDSILADSGTEQLEFIALSQRTGDPKYQLKAEKVILELNKTFPDDGLLPIYINPDKGTGSYSTITFGAMGDSFYEYLLKVWIQGNKTSTVRHYREMWEKSMKGLLSLVRKTTPSSFTYICEKSGDMLADKMDELACFAPGMIALGSSGYGPADSQKFLSLAEELAWTCYNFYQSTPTKLAGENYFFHPGQDMSVGTSWNILRPETIESLFYLWRLTGNKTYQEWGWNIFQAFEKNSRHETGYVGLKDEVVAEVAGINCHG; encoded by the exons ATGGGAAGGAGCAGATCTTCTTCATCGTCAAGCAAATGGAGGTATTGTAATCCTTCCTATTACCTCAAGAGGCCCAAACGCTTGGCGTTCCTTCTCGTTGCCTTTGTTTGTGCCAGTTTGCTTGTGTGGGATCGCCAGACTCTCGTTAGAGAACACGAG GTGGAGCTTTCCAAGCTAAGTGAAGAAGTAAATCAATTAAAAGCAACG CTAGAAGAGTTGAAGAATGTTCATGGAGATTCAATCAAGTCGATTACAAGTAAATCTAGCAAGTATTCCCAAAAGGCTATCCATGATGATCCTATTGACATTGAGCGAAGGGAGAAAGTAAAAGAAGCTATGCTTCATGCATGGAGTTCATATGAAAAGTATGCATGGGGCCATGATGAGCTTCAG CCACAGACAAAGAATGGTGTTGATAGCTTTGGTGGTCTTGGAGCAACTCTAATTGACGCTCTTGACACATTATTTATAATGGGTTTTGATGAGCAGTTTCAAAGAGCTAGAGA GTGGGTGGCAAACTCATTGGACTTCAATAAGGATTATGATGCCAGCGTCTTTGAGACAACCATAAG AGTTGTAGGTGGACTACTTAGTGCTTATGATCTTTCATCAGATAAAGTTTTCTTGGAAAAGGCCAAAGACATTGCAGATAGATTACTACCTGCATGGAATACGAGTACTGGGATCCCTTATAACATCATTAACTTGGCCCATGGAAATGCACATAACCCTGGATGGACTGGT GGTGACAGTATACTTGCAGATTCTGGAACAGAACAGTTAGAATTTATTGCTCTTTCTCAAAGGACTGGAGACCCAAAATATCAGCTGAAG GCGGAGAAGGTTATATTAGAGCTTAATAAGACCTTTCCTGATGATGGTTTGCTTCCAATCTATATTAATCCTGATAAGGGAACCGGATCATACTCTACCATAACTTTTGGTGCCATGGGTGACAG CTTTTATGAATATTTGCTCAAAGTTTGGATTCAGGGGAACAAAACTTCAACTGTGAGACATTATAG AGAAATGTGGGAGAAATCGATGAAAGGCCTATTAAGCTTGGTTAGGAAAACAACACCATCATCTTTCACATACATTTGTGAGAAGAGTGGAGATATGTTGGCAGACAAG ATGGATGAATTGGCATGTTTTGCTCCAGGTATGATAGCTTTAGGATCATCTGGTTATGGGCCTGCTGACTCCCAGAAATTTCTTTCACTTGCAGAGGAG CTTGCTTGGACATGTTACAACTTCTACCAGTCAACACCAACAAAATTGGCTGGAGAAAACTACTTTTTCCATCCAGGGCAG GATATGAGTGTGGGTACATCATGGAATATATTGAGACCAGAAACAATTGAATCGCTCTTTTACCTGTGGCGTTTAACAGGCAACAAAACATACCAGGAGTGGGGTTGGAATATATTCCAAGCATTTGAAAAGAACTCACGCCATGAGACTGGATATGTGGGACTGAAAGAT gaagtagtggcagaggtagctGGTATCAATTGCCATGGATGA